DNA from Candidatus Saccharimonadales bacterium:
TTTTGGAGCTCAGATCGAATATGGCGAAGTTACTCAAATTATTGATGGCCCTATTAAAACCGTAAAAACAACCGAAGGCGATTTTAACGCTAAGGCAGTTTTGATTGCGACTGGATCTTCTTATAAACAGCTTGGAATTCCAGGCGAAAAAGAGTATTACGGTCGTGGAGTTCACTACTGCGCAACATGTGACGGTGCATTTTACCGTGACAAAAAACTGGCGGTGGTTGGCGGCGGCAACTCAGCGGTTCAAGAAGCATTATTTTTGCTGAGATTCGCGACCCACATAGACTTATTAGTGCGCAGTGAGGTTAAAGCCTCCGAGATCCTAAAAGATGATCTTAAAAAAGCGGTTGATGCCGGTAAAATCACAATCCACACAAACACCACAACCAACGAGATTATTGGTGAGGATAACAAGGTTATAAAAGTCAAAGTTACTAAAGAGGGTAAAGCGACCGATCTTGCCGTAGATGGTGTATTTGTTTTTATTGGTTTGATCCCGAACACCAGATTTTTAAAAAATAGTGGCGTTGAACTTGATCAATTTGGTTTTGTTGTTACTGATAAAGACTTACAAACGGCCGTACCAGGAATATTTTGCAGTGGCGACGTAAGAAGTGGAGCAACAATGCAGATAGCTAGTGCGGCAGGTGAAGGCGCGACTGCTGCGTTAAAAATGCGTGAACACCTCGAGATGCTGGAACGAAAAGTCGTTACCCCGATGTCGGAAAAAGTCTAATTTGCTATTGATACACACTTAGTTGGTATGTAAAAATGGGGTTGCGAGTCCGACCCTCGGACTTCGTGAAGGGAGAAAATGGTGGGTACTCAGGTGCAGGATCCGCTGGCAGGCGGGGTCGAGGTCAAAGGCTTCCGTGTTGACCTCACCCACGCGCAGTGGTACAAGTCGACCCGGAGTGGGCCGAACTGCGACAACTGTGTCGAGGTCGCCTTCGTCGGTGGGGCCATCGCCCTGCGCGACAGCAAGAACCCGACCGGGCCGGCGCTGATCTTCACCCCGGCCGAGTGGGACGCCTTCGTC
Protein-coding regions in this window:
- a CDS encoding FAD-dependent oxidoreductase yields the protein MSKVYDVVMIGAGPSALAAAVYTTREDLKTVLIEKGPVGGLAAVTDLVDNYPGFAKGISGLELAQNFQAHAERFGAQIEYGEVTQIIDGPIKTVKTTEGDFNAKAVLIATGSSYKQLGIPGEKEYYGRGVHYCATCDGAFYRDKKLAVVGGGNSAVQEALFLLRFATHIDLLVRSEVKASEILKDDLKKAVDAGKITIHTNTTTNEIIGEDNKVIKVKVTKEGKATDLAVDGVFVFIGLIPNTRFLKNSGVELDQFGFVVTDKDLQTAVPGIFCSGDVRSGATMQIASAAGEGATAALKMREHLEMLERKVVTPMSEKV
- a CDS encoding DUF397 domain-containing protein translates to MVGTQVQDPLAGGVEVKGFRVDLTHAQWYKSTRSGPNCDNCVEVAFVGGAIALRDSKNPTGPALIFTPAEWDAFVEGAKDGEFDI